From the genome of Pseudomonas mohnii:
CGGAACCTGGCTCAGTGACGAAAGCTTCGAAGCCGGCAGCAAACTGGCGCGGATGATTCGTTCTGACGAACGCGCGCTCGCCGTATCCGTGGACGAAGTCATCAATGCCGGCGGCCAACTGGCACCGGGGGACTATGTCGACGTCTTGCTGTTTTTGCGCATGGACGCCATCAACCCCCAACCCTCCGCACAACTGGTGGTTCCGGCATTGCGCGTGTTGGGGGTGGGCGAACAGTTGGGCCTGACCAACGATGGCCAACCCACCAGCCTGGCCTACAGCAATGATGAGAAGCTCAAGCTGGAACAACAGCGCGCCAACGCCCGTACCGTACTGCTCGCCGTTCCCGCGCCACTGTTGAGTCGCCTGCTCCTCGCCACCCAGGCCGGGGTGTTACGCCTGGCCGTTCGCAGTGCCGATGAGAAACGCCTGGCCCATTATTGGGCCGGCGAGCGCGATTCTGCGACCAACCTCACCAACGCCAATCGCGAGTTGATCCAGTTCAATCAACTGGCCATGACCGCACCGCCCAAACCCGTCGTCGCCAGTGTTCCCGTCGCACCGAGAAAATCGGGCGTGGAAGTCATTCGCGGCAATGAACTCACTCAACAGACCCCCTGAATCGAGCAAGGACGCCTTTCCATGCGCAGACGTATTATTCCGTTATTCAACGGTTTGATCTGGGCCGTCTTGATCGGTGGCATGCCGTTGACCGCCGCCGTCGCGGCAGGCGGAAACTGTGCCGCACTGGGCCCGTTACCCGCCACCGTGGAAATCGGCGAAGGGCAGCAACAGGAACTGCAGTCGCCCGTTCCCATCACCCGCCTGGCCGTGGGGGACCCGAAGATCGCCGACGTGCGGGTCAATGGCAACCAGGCGTTCCTGCTCACCGGGATGGCCCCCGGCACCACCAGCCTGATGGTCTGGACCGCCTGCGCCAGTGCACCGCGCCAAAGCATGGTGTTCGTCCAGGGGCGCGCCACCGCGGCCATGACCAGGGCCGCGCGGCTGCCATCGGATGATCCGTCGCTGCCGTCGCAGGTGCAGACCGACATCCGTTTCGTCGAAGTCAGCCGGACCAAACTCAAAGAAGCCAGCACCTCGATCTATGGCAAGAACTCGAATTTCCTGTTCGGCTCCCCTGGCACAGTGCCCAATACCGGGGTGACGCCCCGCGTACTCCCGCTGCGCAACATCGATCCGCGCATCGCCGCCCCCAGCATTCCCCTGGCCAACGACGTGTTCAATATCGTCGCCGGTGGCGGTAACTTCCTCGCCATCATCAATGCCATGGAAAGCAGCGGCTTCGCCTACACCCTGGCACGCCCAAGCCTGGTCGCCCTGAGTGGGCAGAGCGCGAGCTTTCTCGCCGGCGGGGAAATCCCGATCCCGATTCCCAGCGCCAACAGCAACAGCTACTCGATCGAATACAAGGAATTCGGCATCCGCCTGACGCTCACGCCAACGGTGGTCAGCAACGATCAGATCGCCCTCAAGGTTGCCCCCGAGGTCAGCGAACTGGACTACAACAATGCCGTGACCATCGGCGGCACCACGGTGCCGGCGTTCACCATTCGCCGCACGGACACCAGCATCTCCCTGGCTGACGGCGAGAGCTTTGTCATCAGTGGTTTGATCAGCACGCAAAACGGCTCGCAGGTCAGCAAGTTTCCGGGCCTGGGTGACATTCCGATTCTCGGCGCGTTTTTCCGCAGTTCTTCGATCAGCCGCGAAGAGCGTGAACTGCTGATGATCGTCACCCCGCATCTGGTCCAGCCGTTGGCCGCCAACGCGCAGCTGCCGTCGTTGCCCGGCGAGAAACTGCGCAACTACGACCCCAACTGGTATCGCCTGTACTTCCTCGAAAACGGCGACTTCGATAAACGCAGCGGGTTATCGCAATGAGCCAGAACCTGAGCCAGACCTTCCTCGCGATCACGCGCAACCACACTGACCTGGAGTGGCTGCAGGGCGCCCTCGCGCCGCTGGGTCAAGTGGTCAGTGCCGGCTCCGGCAGTCTCGACGAACTGCTGGCGCTGGTGGATGTGACCTTCGCCAGCCTGGTGTTCGTCGGCCTCGACCGCGAACACGTAGTGGCCCAATGCGCGTTGATCGAGGGCGCCCTGGAAGCCAAGCCGATGCTGGCGATCGTCGCCTTGGGTGACGGCATGGACAACCAGCTCGTGCTCAATGCCATGCGCGCGGGGGCGCGGGATTTCGTTTCGTATGGTTCGCGCTCCAGTGAAGTCGCCGGGCTGGTACGCCGCCTGAGCAAACGCCTGCCGGCCGTGACACCGAGCACCCAACTGGGTGGCCTGACCGTGCTGTATGGCGTGCAGAGCAATGCCGACGGCGCGCTGCTCGCCAATCACATGGCGCAGGTGGTGCAGAAGAGCGGACAGCAAACCCTCTTGCTCGACCTGGGTCTGCCGCGCGGTGACAGCCTGGCCTTGCTCGGGCTGGAGAGTTCGTTTCACTTCGGCGATGCCTTGCGGCATTTGCGCCGACTCGACGCGACCCTGATCGACAGTGCCTTCACCCGTTGCGAAGTCGGGGTGCGAATCCTCGCCTACGCCAGTCACGATGAGCCGCTGGAGCACACCAGCGCCGCCGAGTTGTACATGCTGCTCAGCGCCCTGCGCCAACACTTCCAGCACATCGTGGTCAACCTCACCGGGCAACCGGACAGCGAAGCCCTGCGCACCTTCGTCAGCCATTGCGACAAGCTGTTGTGGTACACCGATCAGAACGTGCTCGACTGCCGCCGCAACCTCGAAGTGCTCAATCTGTGGCGCGAAAAAGGCATGAAGCTCGATCACGCCCGGCTGTTGGTGGATCGCTACTTGCGCGCCGTCGCGCCGGACTCCGACGCCCTGGGCAAAAGCTTCGGCATGGAGGTCATCGCCACCCTCGCCTACAGCCCCGAGGTGCGCCTGAACGCCAAGAATCAGGGCGTGACCCTGTTCGAACTGGCGCCACGGGAAGTCCTTACGCAAAGCCTGCGCACCCTCGGAGAACGCCTGGCCAAGCGTTCCGAAAACCTGGCCAAGCCCAAGTCCTGGTTCAGCCGTTTGAGAGGTGCGCAATGAGCGGCGAAAAACTGTTCGGTGTGGCGCAACGCAGCGTGGCCGGCAACACCGACCATGAAGGCCTGAAACTGGTGCTGCACCGCTACATCATCGATGCGATCGAAGAGTCGGGCAAAAACCTCCTGGAAGGATCGCGGCAGACGCTGTCGCAATTCGTCATCGACAAAGTGGCCGAATACATCGCGCGCCTGCACCTGGCGATTTCCCGTTATGAGATGGAGCGCCTGGCCGAAGAGATCGTCGACGAGCTCACCGGTTTCGGCCCGCTGGAAGTGTTGTTGCGAGATTCGGCGGTGACCGAAATTCTGGTCAACGGCCCGCACCGGGTGTTCATCGAGCGCGACGGTTTGCTGCACCAGAGTGATTTGCGCTTCATCGATGCGCACCACGTCGAACGCGTTATCCAGCGCATTCTCGCGCCCCTCGGCCGGCGGCTCGATGAGTCGTCGCCGATGGTCGATGCGCGCTTGCCGGACGGCAGCCGGGTCAACGCGATCATTCCGCCGATTGCCCTCGATGGCCCGTGCCTGTCGATCCGCAAGTTCCGCCAGGACATGCTCAACAGCACCGACCTGATGACCATGCAGACCATCGACCAGGCGATCTACGACTTCCTCAAGGAAGCCGTGGGCAAGCGCTGCAACATTCTGATCAGCGGCGGCACCGGCACCGGCAAGACCACGCTGTTGAACATTCTCAGCCAACTGATCAATCCCCAAGAACGGCTGGTGACCATC
Proteins encoded in this window:
- the cpaB gene encoding Flp pilus assembly protein CpaB: MNSRAILGLAGLSLVGAVIAGYWGFTLSRQPAAAPVVAQTGIVTPAAATPQAAAPQEEDTRQPVVVLLHDIAPFVQITAADVAVEKLRTAPAGSLTRLDQAIGRAPWRSLRAGTWLSDESFEAGSKLARMIRSDERALAVSVDEVINAGGQLAPGDYVDVLLFLRMDAINPQPSAQLVVPALRVLGVGEQLGLTNDGQPTSLAYSNDEKLKLEQQRANARTVLLAVPAPLLSRLLLATQAGVLRLAVRSADEKRLAHYWAGERDSATNLTNANRELIQFNQLAMTAPPKPVVASVPVAPRKSGVEVIRGNELTQQTP
- a CDS encoding type II and III secretion system protein family protein codes for the protein MRRRIIPLFNGLIWAVLIGGMPLTAAVAAGGNCAALGPLPATVEIGEGQQQELQSPVPITRLAVGDPKIADVRVNGNQAFLLTGMAPGTTSLMVWTACASAPRQSMVFVQGRATAAMTRAARLPSDDPSLPSQVQTDIRFVEVSRTKLKEASTSIYGKNSNFLFGSPGTVPNTGVTPRVLPLRNIDPRIAAPSIPLANDVFNIVAGGGNFLAIINAMESSGFAYTLARPSLVALSGQSASFLAGGEIPIPIPSANSNSYSIEYKEFGIRLTLTPTVVSNDQIALKVAPEVSELDYNNAVTIGGTTVPAFTIRRTDTSISLADGESFVISGLISTQNGSQVSKFPGLGDIPILGAFFRSSSISREERELLMIVTPHLVQPLAANAQLPSLPGEKLRNYDPNWYRLYFLENGDFDKRSGLSQ
- a CDS encoding AAA family ATPase gives rise to the protein MSQNLSQTFLAITRNHTDLEWLQGALAPLGQVVSAGSGSLDELLALVDVTFASLVFVGLDREHVVAQCALIEGALEAKPMLAIVALGDGMDNQLVLNAMRAGARDFVSYGSRSSEVAGLVRRLSKRLPAVTPSTQLGGLTVLYGVQSNADGALLANHMAQVVQKSGQQTLLLDLGLPRGDSLALLGLESSFHFGDALRHLRRLDATLIDSAFTRCEVGVRILAYASHDEPLEHTSAAELYMLLSALRQHFQHIVVNLTGQPDSEALRTFVSHCDKLLWYTDQNVLDCRRNLEVLNLWREKGMKLDHARLLVDRYLRAVAPDSDALGKSFGMEVIATLAYSPEVRLNAKNQGVTLFELAPREVLTQSLRTLGERLAKRSENLAKPKSWFSRLRGAQ
- a CDS encoding CpaF family protein, with amino-acid sequence MSGEKLFGVAQRSVAGNTDHEGLKLVLHRYIIDAIEESGKNLLEGSRQTLSQFVIDKVAEYIARLHLAISRYEMERLAEEIVDELTGFGPLEVLLRDSAVTEILVNGPHRVFIERDGLLHQSDLRFIDAHHVERVIQRILAPLGRRLDESSPMVDARLPDGSRVNAIIPPIALDGPCLSIRKFRQDMLNSTDLMTMQTIDQAIYDFLKEAVGKRCNILISGGTGTGKTTLLNILSQLINPQERLVTIEDIAELQLGHPHVVRLETRPPNAEGHGEVKSSDLIRNALRMRPDRIILGEIRGVEVVDVLTAMNTGHDGSMSTVHANNAQDALLRLETLVGLTGRSIAERTLRQMICAALDVVIQLTRLPDGRRCVSEVVEVIGIREDVYVTNTLFRLDRRSGFGFMREAVNPAGDKLRRESALSPSAY